The Coccidioides posadasii str. Silveira chromosome 3, complete sequence genome contains a region encoding:
- a CDS encoding uncharacterized protein (EggNog:ENOG410Q5E0) translates to MPSEEAMTLASSVALGLYSLLMRPSTMGTPPAGPGRSGGGSGPPQVRADYEESMIDQGANRARWSEADEELLLSIRRQNKPREVIQQRFPNRTLASLRQRYSILNDRSTPSNRGRTRGRRPK, encoded by the coding sequence ATGCCCTCAGAGGAGGCGATGACGCTGGCTTCTTCTGTTGCACTTGGACTCTACTCGCTCCTCATGCGCCCTTCTACAATGGGCACGCCCCCTGCCGGTCCTGGAAGATCTGGAGGAGGGTCTGGACCGCCACAAGTTCGCGCGGACTACGAGGAGAGCATGATCGACCAAGGAGCAAACCGGGCCCGATGGTCTGAGGCGGACGAGGAGCTTCTTCTGTCGATAAGGCGCCAGAACAAGCCCCGGGAGGTGATCCAGCAGAGGTTCCCAAACAGGACGCTGGCGTCATTGCGGCAAAGGTACTCGATTCTCAACGACCGATCAACACCAAGTAACCGAGGGCGGACAAGGGGTAGACGACCAAAGTAG